A genomic window from Nocardioides sp. BP30 includes:
- a CDS encoding aldo/keto reductase: protein MSDAMAYRPLGDSGLMVSAVGIGCNAFGRRVDLDGVRDILRAARDTGVTLLDTADIYGGAGASESLLGEALQGQREHFVVATKFGMAMGGEYGEDFGARGARRYVRRAVEGSLRRLQTDHIDLYQLHRPDPITPIEETLAVLTDLVHEGKIGYLGCSNFSAWQLADADWTARTAGLERFVSIQNQYSLLTRDIEEEVVPAAEHFGVGVLPFFPLEAGLLTGKYRRGQEPPAGSRFAHEQGRGQWLENADWDTIEAFEAYAAERDLSPLDVAIAGLAAQPGVSSVISGATSGDQVRANAAALRWEPTEQDLVDLDEITAP from the coding sequence ATGAGCGATGCGATGGCCTATCGGCCCCTGGGCGACTCCGGACTGATGGTCAGCGCCGTCGGGATCGGCTGCAACGCCTTCGGCCGCCGGGTCGATCTCGACGGGGTGCGCGACATCCTCCGCGCTGCCCGCGACACGGGCGTCACGCTGCTCGACACCGCCGACATCTACGGGGGTGCCGGAGCCAGCGAGAGCCTGCTCGGCGAGGCACTGCAGGGTCAGCGCGAGCACTTCGTGGTGGCGACCAAGTTCGGCATGGCGATGGGCGGCGAGTACGGCGAGGACTTCGGCGCTCGTGGCGCTCGTCGCTACGTCCGCCGGGCCGTGGAGGGATCGCTGCGGCGGCTGCAGACCGACCACATCGATCTCTACCAGCTGCACCGGCCGGACCCGATCACGCCGATCGAGGAGACGCTCGCCGTCCTGACCGACCTGGTCCACGAGGGGAAGATCGGCTACCTGGGCTGCTCGAACTTCTCCGCCTGGCAGCTCGCGGACGCGGATTGGACCGCCCGGACCGCAGGCCTGGAGCGGTTCGTCTCGATCCAGAACCAGTACTCGCTGCTGACCCGCGACATCGAGGAGGAGGTCGTCCCGGCCGCCGAGCACTTCGGTGTCGGCGTGCTCCCGTTCTTCCCCCTCGAGGCGGGCCTGCTGACCGGGAAGTACCGGCGCGGTCAGGAGCCGCCCGCGGGCAGCCGGTTCGCCCACGAGCAGGGCCGGGGGCAGTGGCTGGAGAACGCCGACTGGGACACCATCGAGGCCTTCGAGGCCTACGCCGCCGAGCGCGACCTCAGCCCGCTCGATGTGGCCATCGCCGGTCTGGCGGCGCAGCCGGGCGTCTCCTCGGTGATCTCCGGCGCGACCAGCGGCGATCAGGTGCGGGCCAACGCGGCGGCGCTGCGCTGGGAGCCGACCGAGCAGGACCTGGTCGACCTGGACGAGATCACCGCCCCCTAG
- a CDS encoding Gfo/Idh/MocA family protein, producing MAPVTDEVIRWGILATGKIAHAFARDLMLVPDAELVAVGSRRREAAEAFAAQYGASITAHGSYEDLVADPAVDVVYIATPHAFHRDNARLAFEAGKHVLCEKPLTLSLADSEAMIAEARRHGRFLMEAMWTACHPGVRALRRRLAAGEFGTPGHLHAELGFVVQAADDDRMLDADLGAGALLDMGIYPLTFAHLMLGEAAALTAQADLRTTRGTVSGDEAAIDMAIAMTGSYPGGALATMHASMRSWTTSSAAIATDLGRIDVPEFHHPTRITFTPKATMADWTAAAAPAEPIEIEPDEPIIGAGYGNEAAEVGRCLRAGLLESSLVPHAQTLTLMRQMEEIRRRTGIRYPGE from the coding sequence GTGGCTCCTGTGACCGACGAGGTAATTCGCTGGGGCATCCTGGCCACCGGCAAGATCGCCCACGCCTTCGCACGCGACCTGATGCTGGTGCCCGACGCCGAGCTCGTGGCCGTCGGATCGCGCCGGCGGGAGGCGGCGGAGGCGTTCGCCGCGCAGTACGGCGCGAGCATCACGGCCCACGGCTCCTACGAGGACCTGGTCGCCGACCCGGCCGTGGACGTCGTCTACATCGCGACCCCGCACGCGTTCCACCGGGACAACGCCCGGCTGGCCTTCGAGGCCGGCAAGCACGTGCTGTGCGAGAAGCCGCTGACGCTCTCGCTCGCCGACTCCGAGGCGATGATCGCCGAGGCGCGCCGGCACGGCCGGTTCCTGATGGAGGCGATGTGGACGGCATGCCACCCCGGGGTGCGCGCGCTGCGCAGGCGCCTGGCGGCCGGCGAGTTCGGCACGCCCGGCCACCTGCACGCCGAGCTCGGCTTCGTGGTGCAGGCCGCCGACGACGACCGGATGCTCGACGCCGACCTCGGTGCCGGCGCCCTGCTCGACATGGGCATCTACCCGCTCACCTTCGCCCACCTGATGCTGGGCGAGGCAGCGGCGCTGACCGCACAGGCGGACCTGCGAACCACCCGCGGCACCGTCAGCGGGGACGAGGCCGCCATCGACATGGCGATCGCGATGACCGGCTCCTACCCCGGGGGCGCGCTGGCCACGATGCACGCCTCGATGCGCTCGTGGACGACCAGCTCGGCAGCGATCGCGACCGACCTCGGACGCATCGACGTCCCCGAGTTCCACCACCCCACCCGGATCACCTTCACCCCCAAGGCGACGATGGCCGACTGGACGGCCGCGGCGGCTCCGGCCGAGCCGATCGAGATCGAGCCCGACGAGCCGATCATCGGCGCCGGGTACGGCAACGAGGCCGCGGAGGTCGGCCGGTGCCTGCGCGCGGGCCTGCTCGAGTCGTCGCTGGTGCCTCATGCCCAGACGTTGACGCTGATGCGTCAGATGGAGGAGATCCGGCGCCGGACGGGCATCCGATACCCCGGCGAGTGA
- the pdxY gene encoding pyridoxal kinase PdxY, translating to MQILSIQSQVAFGYVGNSAAVFPLQRLGHEVWPVLTVNFSNHTGYGEWRGPVQDPTDVAAVIEGISDRGALPGISAVLSGYQGDPAVGGVVLDAVARVKAANPQAIYCCDPVMGDVGRGMFVRPGIPEFMRDRVVPAADVITPNHFELDFLAGVEPTTSVDAVLAAVERVRATGPRNVLVTSVVTAEPDTLSLVAVDDSGAWRVTTPRLPITPNGGGDVTAAVYLAHLLGSGSTATALERTANTMFAILERTLESGRRELELVGSQEDIAHPPARFEAVRLR from the coding sequence ATGCAGATCCTCTCGATCCAGTCCCAGGTGGCGTTCGGGTACGTCGGCAACTCCGCCGCCGTCTTCCCGCTCCAGCGGCTGGGACACGAGGTCTGGCCCGTGCTCACGGTGAACTTCTCCAACCACACCGGGTACGGCGAGTGGCGCGGTCCGGTGCAGGATCCGACCGACGTCGCGGCGGTGATCGAGGGGATCTCGGACCGGGGCGCCCTGCCGGGGATCTCCGCCGTCCTGTCGGGCTACCAGGGCGACCCCGCCGTCGGTGGCGTCGTGCTGGACGCCGTGGCGCGGGTGAAGGCGGCGAACCCGCAGGCGATCTACTGCTGCGACCCGGTGATGGGCGACGTCGGCCGGGGCATGTTCGTCCGACCGGGGATCCCGGAGTTCATGCGCGACCGGGTGGTGCCCGCGGCGGACGTGATCACCCCCAACCACTTCGAGCTCGACTTCCTCGCCGGGGTGGAGCCCACGACGAGCGTCGATGCCGTGCTGGCCGCCGTGGAGCGCGTCCGGGCGACCGGACCGCGCAACGTGCTGGTCACCTCGGTGGTGACAGCGGAGCCGGACACGCTGTCCCTGGTCGCCGTCGACGACAGCGGCGCCTGGCGCGTCACCACCCCGCGCCTGCCGATCACGCCGAACGGCGGCGGCGACGTGACGGCGGCCGTCTACCTCGCGCACCTGCTCGGCAGCGGCTCGACGGCGACGGCGCTGGAGCGGACGGCGAACACCATGTTCGCGATCCTCGAGCGCACGCTGGAGTCGGGCCGGCGCGAGCTCGAACTGGTCGGGTCCCAGGAGGACATCGCCCACCCACCGGCCCGGTTCGAGGCGGTCCGGCTGCGCTGA
- a CDS encoding alpha,alpha-trehalose-phosphate synthase (UDP-forming) — protein MQADLVIVANRLPVDRVELADGTRTWRRSPGGLVTALEPVLRANDGVWIGWPGGTEQDLAPLEDDGMRLLPMSMTPEEIEGHYEGFSNATIWPLYHDLVAKPAFHREWWDSYRDVNRRFAEKAAEVAAEGGTVWIQDYQLQLVPEMLRELRPDLRIGFYLHIPFPPAELFQQLPWRRQILEGLLGADLVGFQLPGAAQNFIRLVRQRVGHKTHRDLVYLPDGRTVKAAAFPISIDAAGFEELARSESVNARAKEIREALGNPRKIFLGVDRLDYTKGIYARLRAFSELMRDDHIDVDDAVFVQVAVPSRERVEQYRVLRDEIDRLVGRINGDLGRIGRPAVSYLHSSYPREEMAALYRAADVMVVTPYRDGMNLVCKEYVACRYENDGALVLSEFAGAADELRQAWLVNPYDLNGMKSALLEAYQADHREQTRRMKAMRKTVATNDIDAWASSFLTEMANVPAEHGKQVRPLTEA, from the coding sequence ATGCAGGCCGATCTCGTCATCGTTGCCAACCGTCTCCCCGTTGACCGGGTCGAGCTGGCCGATGGGACCCGGACCTGGCGACGCTCACCCGGCGGCCTCGTCACCGCCCTCGAACCCGTGCTCCGCGCCAACGACGGCGTGTGGATCGGCTGGCCGGGCGGCACCGAGCAGGATCTTGCGCCGCTGGAGGACGACGGCATGCGCCTGCTGCCGATGTCGATGACCCCCGAGGAGATCGAGGGCCACTACGAGGGCTTCTCGAACGCCACGATCTGGCCGCTGTACCACGACCTGGTCGCCAAGCCGGCCTTCCACCGGGAGTGGTGGGACTCCTACCGCGACGTCAACAGGCGCTTCGCCGAGAAGGCCGCCGAGGTCGCCGCCGAGGGCGGCACGGTGTGGATCCAGGACTACCAGCTCCAGCTCGTGCCCGAGATGCTGCGCGAGCTCCGCCCCGACCTGCGCATCGGGTTCTACCTGCACATCCCGTTCCCGCCGGCCGAGCTCTTCCAGCAGCTGCCCTGGCGCCGGCAGATCCTGGAGGGCCTGCTCGGCGCCGACCTGGTCGGCTTCCAGCTGCCGGGCGCCGCCCAGAACTTCATCCGGCTCGTGCGCCAGCGGGTGGGGCACAAGACCCACCGCGACCTGGTCTACCTGCCCGACGGGCGCACCGTGAAGGCCGCTGCCTTCCCGATCTCCATCGACGCGGCCGGCTTCGAGGAGCTGGCGCGCTCGGAGAGCGTCAACGCCCGGGCCAAGGAGATCCGCGAGGCACTCGGCAATCCGCGCAAGATCTTCCTGGGGGTCGATCGCCTCGACTACACCAAGGGGATCTACGCCCGGCTGCGCGCGTTCTCCGAGCTGATGCGCGATGACCACATCGACGTCGACGACGCGGTCTTCGTCCAGGTGGCGGTGCCCTCCCGCGAGCGCGTCGAGCAGTACCGCGTGCTGCGCGACGAGATCGACCGGCTGGTGGGCCGGATCAACGGCGACCTCGGTCGGATCGGGCGGCCGGCGGTGTCCTACCTGCACTCCTCCTACCCGCGCGAGGAGATGGCCGCGCTCTACCGCGCCGCCGACGTGATGGTCGTGACGCCGTACCGCGACGGGATGAACCTGGTGTGCAAGGAGTACGTCGCCTGCCGGTACGAGAACGACGGCGCCCTGGTCCTCTCCGAGTTCGCGGGGGCGGCCGACGAGCTGCGCCAGGCGTGGCTGGTCAATCCCTACGACCTCAACGGGATGAAGTCAGCGCTGCTGGAGGCGTACCAGGCCGATCACCGCGAGCAGACCCGCCGCATGAAGGCGATGCGCAAGACGGTCGCCACCAACGACATCGACGCCTGGGCCAGCTCGTTCCTGACCGAGATGGCGAACGTGCCGGCCGAGCACGGCAAGCAGGTCAGGCCGCTCACCGAGGCGTGA
- a CDS encoding dioxygenase family protein: MPALYIGHGAPPLLDDPVWSGQLAAWAADLPRPRAILIVSAHWESAPVMLSASAAPLVYDFGGFDEKYYRMTYQTPDASWLARRVTAMMPATEPVHQHTTRGLDHGAWVPLRIMYPAADIPVLQMSLPTQDPTRLLALGERLRPLRDEGVLIIGSGFLTHGLPFLTSWRIDAQAPGWSADFDAWAGEALARGDVDSLADFRHQAPGMPYAHPTVEHYTPLFVTLGAATTPDEPGIQVIDGFWMGLSKRSLQVA, encoded by the coding sequence ATGCCCGCTCTGTACATCGGCCACGGAGCGCCGCCCCTGCTCGATGACCCGGTCTGGTCGGGCCAGCTCGCCGCCTGGGCGGCCGACCTGCCGCGCCCGCGGGCCATCCTGATCGTCTCGGCGCACTGGGAGTCAGCCCCGGTCATGCTCAGCGCTTCCGCCGCGCCGCTGGTCTACGACTTCGGCGGCTTCGACGAGAAGTACTACCGGATGACCTACCAGACTCCCGACGCCTCCTGGCTCGCCCGACGGGTCACGGCGATGATGCCTGCCACCGAACCGGTCCACCAGCACACCACCCGCGGCCTCGACCACGGCGCCTGGGTGCCGCTGCGGATCATGTACCCGGCGGCCGACATCCCGGTGCTCCAGATGTCGCTGCCCACCCAGGACCCGACCCGGCTGCTGGCGTTGGGCGAGCGGCTGCGACCGCTGCGCGACGAGGGTGTGCTGATCATCGGCTCCGGCTTCCTCACCCACGGCCTGCCGTTCCTGACCTCGTGGCGGATCGACGCCCAGGCGCCCGGCTGGTCGGCCGATTTCGACGCGTGGGCGGGCGAGGCGCTCGCGCGCGGCGACGTCGACTCGCTGGCGGACTTCCGCCACCAGGCACCCGGCATGCCCTACGCGCACCCGACCGTGGAGCACTACACCCCGCTGTTCGTCACCCTCGGCGCGGCCACCACGCCCGACGAGCCCGGCATCCAGGTGATCGACGGGTTCTGGATGGGCCTGTCGAAGCGGTCGCTCCAGGTCGCTTGA
- a CDS encoding dienelactone hydrolase family protein produces MAEILLLHHARGLTDGVHHFADTLREAGHTVHTPDLYEGRLFSDTEAGVAHMRALGDEVLSRRAAAAEAGLPTAGLVYAGMSMGCGYATWLALKHRPGSARAMLYLFGAPDPRWFETEWPEGLPAVAHQTIEDPWRELSEDAGFRDRVPGGRLIDYSGSGHLFLDDSTEDYDPVAARQAQTHILAWLDALP; encoded by the coding sequence ATGGCCGAGATCCTGCTGCTCCACCACGCCCGCGGGTTGACCGACGGTGTGCACCACTTCGCCGACACCCTCCGCGAGGCGGGCCACACCGTGCACACGCCCGACCTCTACGAGGGTCGCCTCTTCTCCGACACCGAGGCGGGCGTTGCGCACATGCGCGCCCTCGGCGACGAGGTGCTGAGCCGCCGCGCCGCCGCGGCGGAGGCGGGACTGCCGACGGCCGGACTGGTCTACGCCGGCATGTCGATGGGCTGCGGCTACGCGACCTGGCTGGCGCTCAAGCATCGGCCCGGTAGCGCGCGGGCGATGCTCTACCTCTTCGGTGCCCCCGATCCGCGCTGGTTCGAGACCGAGTGGCCCGAGGGCCTGCCCGCCGTCGCGCACCAGACCATCGAGGACCCGTGGCGGGAGCTCTCGGAGGACGCCGGCTTCCGCGATCGGGTGCCGGGCGGCCGACTGATCGACTACTCCGGTAGCGGCCACCTCTTCCTCGACGACAGCACCGAGGACTACGACCCGGTGGCGGCTCGGCAGGCTCAGACCCACATCCTGGCCTGGCTCGACGCGCTCCCGTGA
- a CDS encoding tetratricopeptide repeat protein produces the protein MTPELAEISRTIEPAELGKRLRLARVAAGMTQTDLAGGEVTAAYISRIEAGARRPESGLLERMAGRLNVPLEHLLLGVSVDQQREIELALDYAELAAASGDAAGALQQAEAVLASLTETSPRVLRRRGEHVRALALESVGRVDEAIIALEDLTASPSADPVWLRELIALSRCYRESGEFSRAIAVGERAGETIVKLGLEGLTEAIQLTVTVAAAYMQSGDNEHAKRMCLRAISAAERYGSPIAQASGYWNASLIESRNGDHVAALGLAKKAIALFELGEDSRNLGRLRAQIASMELRATPPDIEAARIGLEQAAREMEWSAAGPVDVAGLHLVQARAELLAGDIAAAREHITASTDLARELAPTIHAEALVMHGRIAAADGAMQEARGHYQQAVAVLTAVGADRQAAQLWFELGALLREAGDTDAAMDAFQRASISTGLFAPNTMVSQPTA, from the coding sequence GTGACCCCTGAGCTTGCCGAGATCAGCCGCACCATCGAGCCCGCCGAGCTCGGCAAGCGCCTCCGCCTCGCGCGCGTCGCGGCGGGCATGACCCAGACCGACCTCGCCGGGGGTGAGGTCACGGCAGCGTACATCTCGCGCATCGAGGCCGGCGCCCGTCGCCCGGAGTCGGGACTGCTGGAGCGGATGGCCGGACGGCTGAACGTGCCGCTGGAGCATCTCCTCCTGGGAGTGAGCGTCGATCAGCAGCGCGAGATCGAGCTGGCGTTGGACTACGCCGAGCTCGCCGCCGCCTCCGGCGATGCCGCCGGCGCCCTCCAACAGGCCGAGGCGGTGCTCGCCAGCCTGACCGAGACCTCGCCGCGGGTGCTGCGGCGCCGTGGCGAGCACGTGCGCGCCCTCGCACTGGAGTCGGTGGGCCGGGTCGACGAGGCGATCATCGCCCTGGAGGACCTCACCGCCAGCCCGTCCGCGGACCCCGTCTGGCTTCGCGAGCTGATCGCGCTGAGCCGCTGCTACCGGGAGAGCGGCGAGTTCTCCCGCGCCATCGCGGTCGGCGAGCGGGCAGGCGAGACCATCGTCAAGCTAGGACTCGAGGGCCTGACCGAGGCCATCCAGCTGACGGTCACGGTCGCGGCGGCGTACATGCAGAGCGGCGACAACGAGCACGCCAAGCGGATGTGCCTGCGAGCGATCTCTGCGGCCGAGCGGTACGGCTCGCCGATCGCCCAGGCGTCGGGCTACTGGAACGCCAGCCTGATCGAGTCGCGCAACGGCGATCACGTCGCCGCCCTGGGCCTGGCGAAGAAGGCGATCGCGCTCTTCGAGCTCGGGGAGGACTCCCGCAACCTCGGCAGACTGCGTGCTCAGATCGCCTCGATGGAGCTGCGGGCAACGCCGCCGGACATCGAGGCGGCCCGGATCGGCCTGGAACAGGCGGCGCGCGAGATGGAGTGGTCGGCAGCGGGGCCGGTCGACGTGGCCGGATTGCACCTCGTCCAGGCACGGGCCGAGCTGCTCGCCGGCGACATCGCGGCTGCGCGCGAGCACATCACCGCCAGCACCGACCTGGCGCGCGAGCTGGCGCCGACCATCCACGCGGAGGCGTTGGTCATGCACGGCCGGATCGCGGCCGCCGACGGCGCGATGCAGGAGGCACGGGGTCACTACCAGCAGGCGGTGGCGGTGCTCACCGCCGTCGGTGCCGACCGACAGGCCGCACAGCTGTGGTTCGAGCTCGGTGCGCTGCTGCGCGAAGCGGGCGATACCGATGCGGCAATGGACGCCTTCCAGCGCGCGAGCATCTCCACCGGCCTGTTCGCGCCCAACACGATGGTCAGCCAGCCCACGGCCTGA
- a CDS encoding LLM class F420-dependent oxidoreductase, with translation MKFGLFIPQGWRFDLVGIEPSRQWSTMRDLVVHADQGTAWESAWVYDHFHTTPQPSDQATHEAWTLMSAFAAATDRIRLGQMCTCMSYRNPAYLAKVAATVDHVSGGRIEMGIGAGWYEHEWRAYGYGFPEARDRLGMLREGVQIFQQAWTQGVSSLQGKYYQVDGAICQPLPIQQGRSGIPLWIAGGGEKVTLKIAAQYADYTNFAGDDEGFAAKSAILAEHCAALGRDVGEITRSANYNVFIGETEREVEDKVAWYADHLRASLGEAAGAEHARRTADQGLIGTPEQIVERLEKLGGLGMTYAITYFADAAYDRSSIELFEQQVIPALG, from the coding sequence ATGAAGTTCGGTCTCTTCATCCCGCAGGGTTGGCGCTTCGACCTCGTCGGCATCGAGCCATCCCGGCAGTGGTCGACGATGCGCGACCTGGTGGTCCACGCCGACCAGGGCACCGCCTGGGAGTCGGCCTGGGTCTACGACCACTTCCACACCACGCCGCAGCCCTCCGACCAGGCCACCCACGAGGCATGGACCTTGATGAGCGCCTTCGCCGCCGCCACCGACCGGATCCGGCTCGGCCAGATGTGCACGTGCATGAGCTACCGCAACCCGGCCTACCTGGCCAAGGTCGCCGCGACGGTCGACCACGTCTCCGGCGGCCGGATCGAGATGGGCATCGGCGCGGGGTGGTACGAGCACGAGTGGCGGGCCTACGGCTACGGCTTCCCCGAGGCGCGCGACCGCCTCGGCATGCTGCGCGAAGGGGTGCAGATCTTCCAGCAGGCCTGGACCCAGGGCGTCTCCTCCCTGCAGGGGAAGTACTACCAGGTCGACGGTGCGATCTGTCAGCCGCTGCCGATCCAGCAGGGCCGCTCCGGCATCCCGCTGTGGATCGCCGGGGGCGGCGAGAAGGTCACCCTCAAGATCGCCGCGCAGTACGCCGACTACACCAACTTCGCCGGTGACGACGAGGGCTTCGCCGCCAAGTCGGCCATCCTCGCCGAGCACTGCGCGGCGCTCGGTCGCGACGTCGGCGAGATCACCCGCTCGGCCAACTACAACGTGTTCATCGGCGAGACCGAGCGCGAGGTCGAGGACAAGGTCGCCTGGTACGCCGACCACCTGCGCGCCTCGCTGGGCGAGGCGGCCGGTGCCGAGCACGCCCGCCGTACCGCCGACCAGGGCCTGATCGGCACGCCGGAGCAGATCGTGGAGCGGCTCGAGAAGCTCGGCGGCCTCGGCATGACCTATGCCATCACCTACTTCGCGGACGCTGCCTACGACCGCTCGAGCATCGAGCTCTTCGAGCAGCAGGTGATCCCGGCCCTGGGCTGA
- a CDS encoding uracil-DNA glycosylase, translating to MAADWAEALVPVEERIIAMGAFLREELAKGRPYLPEGDRVFAAFRRPLADVRVLVVGQDPYPTPGHPIGLSFAVERHVRPLPASLRNIYAELGSDLGLTPPEHGDLTAWSMRGVMLLNRSLTVRPGAPASHSGRGWEAVTGRAISALVERGGPLVAVLWGRHAQSLKPVLGQVPYVESAHPSPLSAHRGFFGSRPFSRVNELLVAQGAPPMDWTVPSE from the coding sequence ATGGCGGCGGACTGGGCCGAGGCCCTGGTACCCGTCGAGGAGCGGATCATCGCGATGGGCGCGTTCCTGCGCGAGGAGCTGGCCAAGGGCAGGCCCTACCTGCCCGAGGGCGACCGCGTGTTCGCGGCGTTCCGGCGGCCGCTCGCCGACGTACGGGTGTTGGTGGTCGGTCAGGATCCGTATCCGACCCCCGGCCACCCCATCGGTCTGTCCTTCGCGGTGGAGAGGCACGTCCGCCCGCTGCCCGCGTCGCTGCGCAACATCTACGCCGAGCTCGGCTCGGACCTCGGCCTGACGCCGCCGGAGCACGGTGACCTGACGGCCTGGTCGATGCGCGGCGTCATGCTGCTCAACCGCTCGCTCACCGTCCGCCCCGGCGCGCCCGCGTCGCACTCGGGCAGGGGCTGGGAGGCGGTGACCGGGCGTGCGATCTCCGCTCTGGTCGAGCGCGGAGGTCCGCTGGTCGCGGTGCTGTGGGGACGGCACGCGCAGTCACTCAAGCCGGTGCTCGGCCAGGTCCCGTACGTCGAGTCCGCCCACCCCTCGCCCCTGTCCGCGCACCGCGGCTTCTTCGGGTCGCGGCCGTTCTCGCGCGTCAACGAGCTGCTGGTGGCCCAGGGCGCCCCACCGATGGACTGGACGGTGCCCTCGGAATAG